atcttattcaaaaatttagtataaatataaagatgGAGGTCacgcttaaagttttttttaagtcacaagcaaaataaataatattttcatatttttttaaataagacaaataatcaaacattcttaaaaaaaagtctatgaTAACAGACGGAGTACAATTCTTTGATATCAGCATGGTTATCAACAAACACCTATTGAATATGAAGAAAACATGTTTGTTCTAACATAATTAGCAGGGCAATAaggaaataatttttaaaaataaagtgagAGATCCCAAAACATACTGGAACACATTGCCGAAACATAGAAATTCTTAGGCTTTGTTCACACTTCACACATTTCCATCGATGGCCCTGACTATACTATTAACCTTGCTCTCTTGCTCCTAGCCTAGCATGGAGGTAAAGCGTCCAGTCGCCGGCGAGTCTCCCTCCAGCGCTGTAGCTCTCACTTGAAGTCGAACCGGGTGCCATATTCCACGCGTAAATGCCAGGCCATCAAGGCAACTTCTTCGACCAAAATAGCCCATTTGCAAGATAACCGTTTCGCCGTCGGATCGGGTGCGCAGCTTAACACTAACgtagttttctttttgtcatAATCTCTCAATAGTCCCGTCGGCGTCAGTGCATTTGCTCAAACTATAACTAACACGTCAACACCCCCGCTAGCTTCGTTTGATAGCGCGCGTGTGTGTACGTACCAATACGAGACAAAGCCGTGCTCACGCCTCGATCACCTCGGCGAAACGCGACGGCCACAAACGCACACGGCCACCGCGCTACCAGCCATCGCGGATAGAGGGGATAGGCCTCCGCGCCGATTCCGTTGGAGCTCCGCGCCCCTCGGCTCCCAGCCTCACTTTCTCCCCTCGCTAACCACCCCCGCGCGCGTCACGTCACCGGGTTAGTTCCCGCGCCGTGTGACCAACACCACTAGTACTAATAACCTCGCGCTTTTTAGCCGAGCCGTGCAAGCCGGTGCGTGCGAGTGCGAGCGGTACGCGAGGTGAAGGTGAAGGCGCGCGCGACGCAGGGTagcagaggagaggggagtgCAGAGTGCGCGGCGCGGTAGCAGCGGGGCGCGGAGATGGATCACGAGGCGGACGCGTACCGGACGGACCTGATGACGATCACGCGGTTCGTGCTGAACGAGCAGAGCCGCAACCCGGAGGCCCGCGGCGACCTCACCATCCTCCTCTCGCACATCGTGCTCGGCTGCAAgttcgtcgcctccgccgtcaACAAGGTCACGCGGCCTGTCTCGTTTCGTCGTAGGGCTGATGCTGCCGGTCGACGCAGGCAGAGAAAAAGCCTCTTTGTTTGTTGTTATCACGCTACTGGCTGACTGACACGCTGAACGAATCTCTGGTGTTGTTCATGCAGGCCGGACTCGCCAAGCTCATCGGCCTGGCCGGCGAGACCAACGTTCAGGCAAGTGGTCCAGCTCGCTTTACATCTGTCATCTTTCTTCTACACCTGAGACTGAGACGGTGAGGACTTGCGTGGCGTGAGCAGGGAGAGGAGCAGAAGAAGCTGGACGTGCTGTCAAACGAGGTGTTCGTCAAGGCTCTCGTCAGCAGCGGCCGCACCGTACGAACTAAATCTTCCTCCCAAGTCCTAACCATTTCTATTATCAGAGTGCTctgaaatatttatgaatttgcGCGGCGATCGCGTGCAGTGCATTCTCGTGtccgaggaggacgaggaagcTACGTTCGTGGACCCTGCGATGCGTGGAAAGTGCGTAGCTTCAGATCAGAAACGCGAGCTCAGTGCAATCTGTTCTGTTTTCCTGACGAATTGCAAGCGCGGTTTCGTTTCTTGTTCAGGTACTGCGTCTGCTTTGATCCACTGGACGGCTCCTCCAACATCGACTGTGGCGTCTCTATCGGAACGGTGCGTACACATGAAACCAAGAAACCGAAAAGATAACACTGACAAATCGGAAGAACGGAAAGAGAAAGTCGCTGTTTATTACTTTCAGTTTAACATCTTAGGATGGTGACGTGAAAAGAGGAGAACAAATTGGCCAAAGCAAAATAGTACTAGTTTCTCAGTCAGTACTAAATAAATTACTGATGCTTTTGTGAGGACACGAATACTGCatgcaaaaactgaaaaattcaGCAGCTAGGCGTTGTGACAGTGAAAACTACTATCAATTAGGAAATTGAGAAGACTGTATCGGTCTAACTTGATTTGTCTTCCGACGAAACCCGATTTGATTTGTCAGCATGAACTTCACTGATTTTTTGGTCAAAGCAGAAGAGTAATTGTTGCACTAAACAATCTTTTTCTTGTTCTGCAGATCTTTGGGATCTACATGATTAAGGATAAGGAGAATGCGACTCTTGAGGAAGTGCTACAACCTGGAAAAAACATGGTTGCTGCTGGATACTGCATGTATGGCAGTTCCTGCACGGTAATCGAGCTCCTAAACGAGTCCTCCCCTGtccaaaaagatatataaCCTTCTATAAATGCCCTTATATTTATCTCAATTATAACCTATATACTCAACTTGCTGCAGCTTGTGCTGAGTACTGGAAATGGTGTGAATGGCTTCACGCTTGACCCTTCTCTTGGGGAGTTCATACTGACTCATCCAGAGATCAAGGTTTTGTGAAACAATTAGTTATAATTCGATCTTTTAGTTTACACTGATCGAGCAAAAGAGTACTCATATATCTGCCTTATGCTTTATTCTGTGCAGGTACCTAAGAAAGGGAAGATTTATTCAGTGAACGAAGGGAATGCAAAAAATTGGGACGAGCCTACCGCTAAGTATGTGATACCTTTATTTTCAGAAACTGTACTTTCTAAAGAACCCGAGCTAAAATCTACAACAAACATTACAGGTATGTGGAGAAGTGCAAGTACCCTACGGATGGCTCATCACCCAAATCCTTGAGATACGTTGGAAGGtgatcattctttttttttttttggggattACCATCCGACAACGTAGAACATAACTGTAGTTCTCATTTCCTTCTATTGTGACGTATAAAAGTTTCTCAAACGACGGAGTCACCTCgaataactgtgtaattacaGCACTGCTTCGTGATGATTTGCAGTATGGTTGCTGATGTCCACCGTACGTTTTTATACGGAGGCATATTTTTGTACCCTGCAGACAAGAAGAGCCCAAATGGAAAACTCCGGTACGCTAATGCCTATGCTCACTCTGCTTATGCTAAAATGCATACTGGCATACAATTCTGAAGttgacaaattttgaaaatacaGCGTTTTGTATGAAGTTTTCCCCATGTCATACTTGATGGAGCAGGCTGGAGGCCAGTCTTTCACAGGCAAAGGACGGGTGCggaattccttttctttctcttcactAAAACTTCATGTTCACGGTTCCTTTGGAAATAATTCAAGAAGGAATCGTACAAAATTGTTATAGACTTCGCTTCAATTCATTTAAAATTGCTCCGTTCCAAATTTCCAATGGGTATCACTATCTCGAAAACCTTGTTCAAACTTGTCGCTACTGGCAATGCAGGCTCTTGACATTGTTCCTACCAAGATTCATGAGAGGTCCCCAATATTTCTGGGAAGCTACGACGATGTGGAGGAGATCAAAGCGTTGTACGCTGCACACGCGAAGTAAGTTCTGTCTGATCGATCTGGGGCAACCCAGGGCGTGTGAATGGATTCCCTGGCCTTACTGTAACATGCACGATTCATCAGGCACTTCTTTTATTGGTCTTTGCTGTAAGTTACTTGTAACATTCAGTGTAATAGTATCGAGGCCTGGAACAGCTTCATGAGGAACTAAGGCCTCTTCTACTGCTTACAAGAAGTCGCTAATACATACGTCCATGCATTCTAGCAACTAAGGAAAACCTGTGCTTCATGGCAAACTcttttttggtacctctttgACTCTTTCTGCTACTACATGCTAATCTTAATCTGCAGTTATTTTGGAATTACTCTTAAACACACGATCAGTAGTAACGCTGAAGGATATAATCACATGCTCTGGTGCTGAAAAACTGCTGCTGCAGCTCTGCGCAATGTAATGAGCATACAGATCcctgaaggaaaaaaaaataaatcaaaagatGACATCTTGTCAATGCATGCCATCTTGCTATACACATGTAAACTACGAAATGCCATAACTGATGCGCAGTTTGCCACTTACATGGAGTACTGGATGGCATCACGAGCAGCGGTCACAGGAAGTACCTCGTTGACCGCGACCTCCTTGTTTTCATTCTTCTTATCTGAACATGTCCAGAAACTACAGAGTTAGCAGAAGAAGAATAAGATTGGTTATAGCAGCAATCTGAGAACAATTGCAACGTACAGTCTTCAAAGAAACGCCGGATTTCCTGGACGCGATGAGGCGAAAGCTCACTGAGATCATTGTAGTGGCGGTACTCAGGATCATCCACACAGACTGCTATGATCTTGTCGTCCTTCTCTCCCTGTCACATTGAAAACTTAGCTCAAATCGGTCATGCTGGTTGCAGTAAACGATGAATTCTGTATATGAATTGGTCGAGGAGTGAACCTGGTCGATCATGGGCATGAGACCGATGGCCCTAGCTCGGAGAAAGCAGCCCGGCAGCACTGGTTCCTGCAGAAAACGTTTCCCCATGTGTTGCACTGTTACTGCCCCATCCTGTTTATGGTTGCAACATGTACGCATGCAGTTCCAAGGATGACTGGATAAGCACCTGCATGAGCACCAGAACATCCATTGGGTCGTTGTCCTCGCAGAGCGTTCGTGGGATGAAGCCGTAGTTGTGGGGGTAAACCACTGACGAGTACAAGACCCGATCGACCTGTATGACAAGAGACCAGGTTTCATACAGCATGCCCCCTACCGTTTTATGTGTAAGCACGACCTGTATGACATGTTCACTGACCATGATGAGCCCCGTTTTCTTGTCGAGCTCGTACTTAACCTTGCTTCCCTTGGAGATCTCCACAACCTGCATCGATCCATGCCAAGCAAGGAGGAGTGCACCATTAAGCTCAAGAGAGCGCAAATCCAAGGGAAGAAGACCCCCTCAACGGCATAGGCATGTCAGCATGTGGTAAGGCCACTTACAACGTTGAACATAGCCGGAGCATCAGCGCCTATAGAAAGAAACAGGAGAAAGCCAGGTTGTTAGCACCGTCGGCTGATCGGAGCGGTGGTGTTCGGGtaggaaaggagaaaaaaaaagaaccccCGTGAGCTCACCGATGTCGAGGTCGTGCCAGGGGTGCGCGGCGACGGacctccgcgacggcgacgagaggATCCTCTCGTTCAGCCGCGGCGCCGGGCGCTTCGGCTTCGCCCCCTCGCCGTCCGCCTCGCTCATCTCGCACTTGCGCTGATGCACGCCTGCACCGCACAGCACCTCACCGTCCGCGCGGGCTGGGCATACACTGTCGCGGGGGTCTCGGCGTCAGTGGTGTTGGCACGCACCGCATATGTCATATATGCGAGTATGCGACCGCGACGGAGGCGGCACATATAGCCTGGCACCGTGCCACGCCCACGACGCGCCGCTTCTCGCGAGTTCGTGCGACTTTTCCTCGGAGCGTTCGAGCGAGCGTCCGGCAGGCGGGAGGTGAGGTGACGGCTGCCGCTGCGCCTGGCCGAGCGCGGAACCCTGGTCACATTGAGGCGGTGTTTAGatcaagaaaatttttggagaactgtcacgttaaatgtttgaccggatgtcggaaggggttttcagacacgaataaaaaaacgaatttcacggctagtcatgaaaccgcgaaacgaatttttaagactaattaatccgttattagcacatattagttactgtagcaattatagctaatcataggctaattaggctcaaaagatttgtctcaaggtttctttcataactgtataattagttttttgtttatttatatttaatgttttatttaggtgtctaaaaatttaatgtgatgtttttagagaaaaattttggtacctaacCAAGGCCCTGatgtttttaatgaaaaattttggtacctaacCAAGGCCCTGAGACGAGGAGATTGCTCGTTTTTGGCCGAATCTTGCCTTTCCCGTACCGTGAAGGCGTAAATATTGTGCCGGTCGCTGCGTTTCGGGAAAATGCCGCACGGGTGGTCCAGAACTTGGATCACCGTCCGTGTGGAAAGGGAAGTGGCGCGTGCGGTTCTAGCTGCATAGCCTTTTTATGGAATATTTAAAGTAGAGGTATGACTCCATAATTTGGGGCTAAAAACCCACCAGCTTATGAGCCAAAAAGAATTCAGCTTAAAATTCTAAGCTGAAACAAAAGGAAGCTTAAGTCCTGTTTGGGgagttttagattataagaagTAGCTGCTTATTAGCCAGCTtctaaaaatctgaaaaaagcTTCTAAACTCAGTTTCTACGACTTCTGGATtcttcattttccagaatctataactatatattctCAGAAGTGAAGTTAGGGATCATTTGAGACAGCCCCTGGCAAAAGcagtttttaaaaaagctaCGGCCGGAAGAAGCTCtccaaacatgcccttagaCTCTTAGAACAGTAAATTAAAACTCTTTTTATGAACAACATTCAGTATTTCAGTGGATCAATAATGTCAAAGTTCATATGAGGAAGAGGGGTCCAAGATTATCCGTACCTTAACGATGGTTCAGATTGCACCCATCTACAAAAGAGAACAATTTGCTGCCTAAATACCGGAAGATATCAGTGCAAAGCTAATGAACAGAGCTGACTTACAGCGTCCAGTTGGACCTTTTCCATCAAAGCTACAGATTAGCATATATGCTCGAATCTGACAGAATCTTTAACATATCAATGAGCAATCTGACAGAAACATCTGTAGTATCAACATACCAACCTATAAAATGCATTTTCCATGCCTTCTGATAGAAATCATTTTCAAAGAAATTGAAACCGATAAGGATCAAAAGTAATGCAATTTTCTATCAGAATTCCAGCATGCACGCAGATCGGCAGATGTCCAAGAAATTAATAAGGCAGGCAGTAACTACACTGtaataaacaaaaaactagCTGAGAACTGCTTATTGCTTAAACCAAAATCAATTGTATGACTGCATCCAATTTTATATCAGCAAGCCATGGGAATAATTTCTTGTTAATGGTGTTCACTTTATCAACAAAAAGGAAACCAAATGCTTAAGTAAACAAGGTGCATAAAAATCCCTAGTAGAAACTACCAACCATGTCAGGCTTCGATTCAGTCAACTTACAGCAGCCACAATAAACGATACTAAATCAAACATGATGCAACAGCATTAAGAAGTGCACTATTGAAGCCCAGGGACTCAATTGACTAGATGACAAGTTATTGGCGAGGTTGCAAAATAGGATCAACTGCCAAGCTCATAATTAGGACTCGAAGTTAACTGATATTTCTAAGCAGTTAAGCATAACATCCATTCCAATTCTGCCAATGTATCTGCCTCATTATTCAAATAAAGACTCGACGCACATCTCCAACACCCAAGACCACACTGCATCGGTTCATGCATGGTGAATATGTGATCGAACAGTTTGGAGGGAGTTAAGAACTAAGCCTGGGCCTTATCGGcggccggctccggctccggctccggcggcggctgctgcggcTGGGCCTGCGTAGGGGTGAGTGCCTTCTTGATGGATACGGCGTGGATCTCCGCCATGTGCGGCGCCAGCGCGGTGTTTACCATCCGGTGCCGCTCCAGCAGCCGCTTCCCCTCAAACTTTTCTGACACCACCTCGATCTCGTAGCTCGCGCCGCACCTTCACACCGGCAATCGATCAACCAGTCACCAACACAAGATCTCTTCTTTGGTTCGTAACAACGAAAGCAAGCTAAGCTTATATACACAAAAAGTGAAAAGTTTTGGAGTTTGTGTGAGGACTTACCCGCCGGATGTATCTGTCACCGCCTGAAATCGTGGAACCAAAGCAGAAGCGACAGTTAGGGTTTAGAAATTAAGGCagacggatggatggatcagcGGAGAGGGTTTAGGGTAGGGAAGAGACTCACGAGATGGGAAGGGCTGAGGGAGGAGGTGATGGCGGCCTCGACGTCCTCCTTGGTGACTCCCATGGCTCGCGAGTCTCGCCTGTTCGTATCCGTGTTTCTGCGGGTGGAGCGAAGGGAGAAGACGACGACAGATGATGCGCCTCGCGTCTCTCCGTTTATTGGACCTCTTTCAGTTGCCAGAAAAGTTCCTTCTGGATGTGGATCGTGGAATCATAAAAAGTTACCAGAAGAATTTCCTTCAATTCTTCTGGATGTTGATTGGGAATCATTAAAAGGTATTGCTCCTTTCCAATCTCTCCACTGGATTGGGAATCGAATCTTCAGTTGGTCCCAGCTTTCTCCTATCTATGCTGATGAAATTTCTTCACTCCCTTTTTCGGTGGTGAATTAGTAACATTCCATCCAATATTttgcttattcttataagACATAATTCAAGTTTTCAACCATTTTGGAagatttttatcgtagtttattttttaaacttgcttataactaagaacacgtatataaaagttttgttcatacattgtttttgtttgcaaatatgcataATAAACCAAAAGATCACCCCTCCATGTTTCCCACATGTATTCGGAATTTTTATGTTGCTGGCTTTACTGGTGGTGGTCAACACAATCTCATGACTGTAGGTGCGGAATTGAGGCAAATTCAAGCATGGCGACGACATGGGAGATGTTCAAGATTCATTACCCAAGTATGAAGATTGACTTAGCTGGACAGTTTCTAGATCTGTAGCTAATGAAATGAGCGAGCAATGTGTTTTACTATTACCCATGGAGACGGTGCTGCTGGATAGTTTGCCTTATTTGGCTGGGTGCTGTGATATTGATTCGTATACACTGTAAAACATTGCAACCTGGCTGCCATTTTTTCAATAGAAATTGGGACTGGGGTGTGTCCCTGTGGGGATCCAAAGAAAACTCTGCAAGTTTCCATGACCAAGCTTCAGTACTGAGTTGATTAAGCTGATAAAAAAACGGCAGATTCGATATGAAAGTAGACGCTAGCACCTCAATCAGAAATTGTTACACAATTGTATGATATGCTAAACCTAGAATTTATCAGAAAACAGTAGCACTGCAGCACATAACATACACTCCATGCCATCGATTAACCAAATACACATTACTCATGGTTGACAATCAGGGGGAACTTCCTTCAACTTCATGCCGTTCGCAGGGGTGGAGAAACCAAAATGACACCATCACCTCGAACAAAAAGGAAGGGGATAGTGCGTTTGGTGGTCTGCAAAGAGACACGAATTAGCAATAGTTAGTACATCATCAACAAATTCAATGATAATATCATCATATAGCATTAAGAAATATGTCCGAAAGATCATAATATTACCAATAAAAAAGTCTGTAACCATGAACATATCTGTTACACTAAATCAACAGTTTAGCACTACAATAAGCCCATAATTTAAGCTCGTTCTTCAATAGTAGATTCATGTTCAGTAGATGCCTGATTGTGTCAATACTGAAAAAATGTGCACAACAATGTAATTTGTTCATGTGCAGACTTTGCTGATGCTGCCTTCTGGCCTCACAGATTTAATTTCCCTAGAGTTCATTTTTGTCTGTTGGTTGCTGTTTGTTGGAAGTTATGGGCGATTAGAAATGGTATGGTTTTTAGAGAGTTGCTTACTAAGTCTCCCTCTTCTATCCCTCTTCAGGTGATTTGCCTTCTTTTACAGTGGAATATGCTGCTGAAAGAGGATGAAGTCAGAATGTTGGAAAGATGGATTGCGGCCCACCAAATGCCTGTGAGAAGAATGCAGGACTCAAGGTTGGGCGCTGGATGAAAAGTTTCTGTGTGTTTTGGTTAGCAGTTTGTGTGTGTTGATCGACTGTATCAGGATGCATCTCAATCCCCCCTCCCCCAGGTTGTTGGGGTTGTGGTTTGGTTGTGTTGGTCTTTGAAC
This is a stretch of genomic DNA from Oryza brachyantha chromosome 1, ObraRS2, whole genome shotgun sequence. It encodes these proteins:
- the LOC102705481 gene encoding fructose-1,6-bisphosphatase, cytosolic, encoding MDHEADAYRTDLMTITRFVLNEQSRNPEARGDLTILLSHIVLGCKFVASAVNKAGLAKLIGLAGETNVQGEEQKKLDVLSNEVFVKALVSSGRTCILVSEEDEEATFVDPAMRGKYCVCFDPLDGSSNIDCGVSIGTIFGIYMIKDKENATLEEVLQPGKNMVAAGYCMYGSSCTLVLSTGNGVNGFTLDPSLGEFILTHPEIKVPKKGKIYSVNEGNAKNWDEPTAKYVEKCKYPTDGSSPKSLRYVGSMVADVHRTFLYGGIFLYPADKKSPNGKLRVLYEVFPMSYLMEQAGGQSFTGKGRALDIVPTKIHERSPIFLGSYDDVEEIKALYAAHAK
- the LOC102699651 gene encoding soluble inorganic pyrophosphatase-like, translated to MSEADGEGAKPKRPAPRLNERILSSPSRRSVAAHPWHDLDIGADAPAMFNVVVEISKGSKVKYELDKKTGLIMVDRVLYSSVVYPHNYGFIPRTLCEDNDPMDVLVLMQEPVLPGCFLRARAIGLMPMIDQGEKDDKIIAVCVDDPEYRHYNDLSELSPHRVQEIRRFFEDYKKNENKEVAVNEVLPVTAARDAIQYSMDLYAHYIAQSCSSSFSAPEHVIISFSVTTDRVFKSNSKITAD
- the LOC102705766 gene encoding protein BOLA2; translated protein: MGVTKEDVEAAITSSLSPSHLAVTDTSGGCGASYEIEVVSEKFEGKRLLERHRMVNTALAPHMAEIHAVSIKKALTPTQAQPQQPPPEPEPEPAADKAQA